A genomic window from Thiomonas arsenitoxydans includes:
- a CDS encoding nuclear transport factor 2 family protein has protein sequence MEIDAASSALHRIARVFEQLRADQLDVLTQVYAPQATFQDPFNRVQGLPAITAQFAHMYAKLHAPRFVVTEVTGQGNVGWMTWDFHFALRKGASAQVVAGATRFVLDAQGLVMDHRDYWDACDFYATVPVLGAVVRRLKRAAAAG, from the coding sequence ATGGAAATCGACGCTGCCTCCTCTGCTTTGCACCGCATCGCCCGCGTGTTTGAACAACTGCGCGCCGACCAGCTCGACGTGCTGACGCAGGTTTACGCCCCGCAGGCCACGTTTCAAGACCCGTTCAACCGCGTGCAGGGCTTGCCCGCCATCACGGCGCAGTTTGCGCATATGTACGCCAAACTGCATGCGCCGCGTTTTGTGGTGACCGAGGTCACCGGGCAGGGCAATGTGGGGTGGATGACCTGGGATTTCCACTTTGCTCTGCGCAAGGGCGCGTCTGCGCAAGTCGTGGCCGGCGCGACGCGCTTCGTGCTCGATGCGCAGGGGCTGGTGATGGATCACCGCGACTATTGGGACGCCTGCGATTTCTACGCCACGGTGCCGGTGCTCGGCGCCGTGGTACGGCGACTGAAACGCGCTGCCGCGGCCGGCTGA
- a CDS encoding diacylglycerol kinase, whose amino-acid sequence MAQQRERAPLPKPDAAPNPYKTRTGLSRVYHAGINSMSGLRAAWQTESAFRQELTLALILLPLALWLGRTWTERAVLAGSVLLVLIVELLNTAIEYTVDRVSLERHDLSKTAKDLGSAAVLLTLLLCVLIWAAVLLPRI is encoded by the coding sequence ATGGCCCAGCAGCGCGAACGCGCGCCCCTGCCCAAGCCGGACGCGGCGCCCAATCCCTACAAAACCCGCACCGGGCTATCGCGCGTGTATCACGCGGGCATCAACTCCATGAGCGGTTTGCGCGCTGCGTGGCAGACCGAGTCGGCGTTCCGCCAGGAGCTCACGCTGGCCCTCATCCTGCTGCCGCTGGCGCTGTGGCTCGGTCGCACCTGGACCGAGCGGGCTGTACTCGCAGGCAGTGTGCTGCTGGTGCTCATTGTCGAGCTGCTCAACACCGCCATCGAGTACACCGTCGATCGCGTTTCGCTGGAGCGGCACGACCTGAGCAAGACCGCCAAAGACCTGGGCAGTGCCGCCGTGCTGCTCACCCTGCTGCTGTGCGTGCTGATCTGGGCGGCTGTGCTGCTGCCGCGCATCTGA
- a CDS encoding glycosyltransferase family 4 protein, with protein sequence MRILIVTDAWEPQVNGVVRTLKTTIGQLRDMGQVVEVVEPGSFRTIPCPTYPEIRLSLRPRSRIMQRVTEFMPDVVHVATEGPLGQAARRIAQRLDIPLTTAYHTRFPEYVQARFRVPLGWTYAYLRRFHNAGRAVLVPTQVVQRDLQEHGFRNVRLWSRGVDHRMFYPREGERLDGKPPIFLYVGRVAVEKNIDAFLQLDLPGTKWVVGEGPELERIRKQYPGVRFLGVLTQDELAKVYSGADVFVFPSKTDTFGLVLIEAMACGCPVAAYPVTGPLDVIGESPAGALDNDLKAACLRALQIPRSVALAHARKFTWEAASRQFLDHLRKAVRESSAANSATQTTH encoded by the coding sequence CTGCGCATTCTCATCGTCACCGACGCCTGGGAGCCGCAGGTCAACGGCGTGGTGCGTACCCTCAAGACCACCATCGGGCAGCTGCGCGACATGGGGCAAGTGGTCGAGGTGGTGGAGCCGGGCAGTTTTCGCACCATTCCCTGCCCGACCTATCCCGAAATCCGCCTCAGCCTGCGGCCGCGTTCGCGCATCATGCAGCGGGTGACCGAGTTCATGCCCGACGTGGTGCATGTGGCCACCGAAGGGCCGCTGGGCCAGGCGGCGCGGCGCATCGCGCAGCGTCTGGACATTCCGCTGACCACGGCGTATCACACCCGCTTTCCCGAATACGTCCAGGCGCGCTTTCGTGTGCCGCTGGGGTGGACTTATGCCTATCTGCGGCGCTTTCACAACGCCGGCCGCGCGGTGCTGGTGCCCACGCAAGTGGTGCAGCGCGATTTGCAGGAGCATGGTTTTCGCAATGTGCGGCTGTGGTCGCGCGGGGTGGATCATCGCATGTTCTACCCGCGCGAAGGTGAACGGCTCGACGGCAAGCCGCCCATCTTTCTGTACGTCGGCCGGGTGGCGGTGGAAAAGAACATCGACGCCTTCCTGCAGCTCGACCTGCCGGGCACCAAGTGGGTGGTGGGCGAAGGGCCGGAGCTGGAGCGCATCCGCAAGCAGTATCCCGGCGTGCGCTTTCTCGGCGTGCTCACGCAGGACGAGCTCGCCAAGGTTTATTCCGGCGCCGATGTGTTCGTGTTTCCGAGCAAGACCGACACCTTCGGGCTGGTGCTGATCGAGGCGATGGCCTGCGGCTGCCCGGTGGCGGCTTATCCCGTGACCGGCCCACTCGATGTGATCGGCGAAAGCCCGGCCGGCGCGCTCGACAACGACCTCAAGGCCGCCTGCCTGCGCGCCCTGCAGATTCCGCGCAGCGTGGCGCTGGCGCATGCCCGCAAATTCACCTGGGAAGCGGCCTCGCGGCAGTTTCTCGATCATTTGCGCAAGGCCGTGCGCGAAAGTAGTGCGGCAAATAGTGCGACGCAAACGACGCACTGA
- a CDS encoding UDP-2,3-diacylglucosamine diphosphatase, which yields MRDMVIQTLSRMMRSSAVIPQDGATAETLRAAAHIDAPQAGGEGEPELKWRTLWLSDIHLGTRDCKAPQLLEFLRHCSADTIYLVGDIIDGWQLKKKGIYWPQSHNDVVQKLLRKARKGTRVVFVPGNHDEFARPYDGLHFGGIEVINQVRHVTADGRTLLIVHGDLFDSVVLYAKWLAHLGDAAYMFTLKLNRLLNHARLKLGLPYWSLSQYLKHKVKAAVNTISSFETLLSDEARRQQCDGVVCGHIHRAELRSEDRQIYANCGDWVESLTALAEDFDGRLKLLHWNAGLQVLAELAPQTATHPAPLHPAPTQPVHA from the coding sequence ATGCGCGACATGGTGATCCAAACCCTGTCCCGAATGATGCGCAGCAGTGCCGTGATTCCGCAAGACGGCGCCACGGCGGAAACCCTGCGCGCGGCAGCTCACATCGACGCCCCGCAAGCCGGCGGTGAAGGCGAGCCGGAGTTGAAATGGCGCACCCTGTGGCTGTCCGACATTCATCTCGGCACGCGCGACTGCAAGGCGCCGCAGCTGCTCGAATTTCTGCGGCATTGCAGCGCCGACACCATTTATCTGGTGGGCGACATCATCGACGGCTGGCAGCTCAAGAAAAAGGGCATCTACTGGCCGCAGTCGCACAACGACGTGGTGCAAAAGCTATTGCGCAAGGCGCGCAAGGGCACGCGGGTGGTGTTCGTGCCGGGCAACCATGACGAGTTCGCGCGGCCCTACGACGGGCTGCATTTCGGCGGCATCGAGGTCATCAATCAGGTGCGGCATGTCACCGCCGATGGCCGCACCCTGCTTATCGTGCACGGCGATCTGTTCGACAGCGTGGTGCTCTATGCCAAGTGGCTGGCGCATCTGGGCGACGCCGCCTACATGTTCACCCTCAAGCTCAATCGCTTGCTCAACCATGCGCGGCTCAAGCTCGGTCTGCCGTACTGGTCGCTGTCGCAATACCTCAAACACAAGGTCAAGGCGGCGGTGAACACCATCTCCAGTTTCGAAACGCTGCTCAGCGATGAAGCGCGACGCCAGCAGTGCGACGGCGTGGTCTGCGGTCATATTCACCGCGCCGAGCTGCGCAGCGAAGACCGGCAGATCTACGCCAACTGCGGCGACTGGGTGGAGAGCCTGACCGCGCTGGCTGAAGACTTCGACGGCCGCCTCAAGCTGCTGCACTGGAACGCCGGGCTGCAGGTGCTGGCGGAGCTGGCGCCGCAGACTGCAACGCATCCCGCCCCTTTACATCCCGCACCCACACAACCCGTCCACGCATGA
- a CDS encoding CYTH and CHAD domain-containing protein: MSQERELKFRLDPALHDAVRRHPVLQSMAQPPRVQALQTWYFDTPAHALREAGLALRVRHPGDGRRILTLKSSPAQGLQLARGEWEFDIDADTPDAASLQRLSETPLARLGDLDALASQLQAVLGTRVQRTLWLVDWEGSQLEVCLDHGQALGGVTPLAPSLLISELEIEFISGHWLHAFDLAWTLAQDLPLLISPISKVQLAAIAAGAATLQLPALARELPPHEQGGQAVADVLQQATAVIAVGADLLHDKALPETVHQMRLQLRRLRVLLRLLQTTGPKSQRAACRWLRDEWRWAGQLLGAVRDVDVCLEQASAPGSTHATLRDGLAQRREARLQALLTYLRSARFGRVLLAQTRWAECWSGSQIIAAEMSTEQLARRLLRLHRDDLHLHPQRWAELLAIWDGLAATPIDAPWSALHALRLRAKQLRYALEWLAPWIGQSLGDEGKAWLKLTSALQTDLGKALDTHRLARWMSSDPSTPPSQPNAFSEQAMRDAFKQARTGLQRALQAARGKSGER; the protein is encoded by the coding sequence ATGAGCCAGGAACGCGAACTCAAATTCCGACTCGATCCCGCCCTGCATGACGCCGTGCGCCGCCATCCGGTCTTGCAATCGATGGCGCAGCCGCCCCGGGTTCAGGCGCTGCAAACCTGGTACTTCGATACCCCAGCGCATGCCCTGCGCGAGGCGGGCCTGGCCTTGCGGGTACGGCACCCGGGGGACGGACGGCGCATTCTCACCCTCAAGAGCAGCCCGGCGCAGGGCCTGCAACTCGCGCGCGGCGAATGGGAGTTCGACATCGACGCCGACACGCCCGACGCCGCCTCGCTGCAACGCCTGAGCGAGACGCCGCTGGCCCGCCTGGGCGACCTTGATGCGCTCGCCAGCCAGTTGCAGGCGGTGCTCGGCACCCGGGTGCAGCGCACCCTATGGTTGGTCGATTGGGAAGGCTCGCAACTCGAGGTCTGCCTCGATCACGGCCAGGCGCTGGGCGGCGTCACCCCACTCGCGCCCAGCCTCTTGATCAGCGAACTGGAGATCGAGTTCATCAGCGGCCATTGGCTCCACGCTTTCGACCTTGCGTGGACGCTGGCGCAAGACCTGCCGCTGCTGATCTCGCCCATCAGCAAGGTTCAGCTCGCAGCGATTGCCGCAGGCGCCGCCACGCTGCAACTGCCCGCGCTCGCTCGCGAACTGCCTCCGCATGAACAGGGCGGGCAGGCCGTGGCCGACGTGCTGCAGCAGGCAACGGCCGTCATTGCCGTCGGCGCCGATCTGTTGCACGACAAAGCCCTGCCCGAAACCGTGCACCAGATGCGGCTGCAGTTGCGCCGACTGCGGGTGCTGCTGCGGCTGCTTCAGACCACGGGACCGAAGTCGCAACGCGCGGCCTGCCGCTGGCTGCGCGACGAATGGCGCTGGGCCGGACAACTGCTAGGCGCGGTGCGCGATGTCGACGTCTGCCTTGAACAGGCCAGCGCGCCCGGCAGCACACACGCCACCCTACGCGACGGTCTCGCCCAACGCCGCGAGGCGCGTCTTCAAGCCCTGCTGACCTATCTGCGCAGCGCCCGCTTCGGCCGCGTGCTGCTGGCGCAGACGCGCTGGGCCGAGTGCTGGAGCGGCAGCCAGATCATTGCCGCCGAGATGTCCACCGAACAACTGGCCCGCAGGCTGCTGCGCTTGCACCGCGACGACCTGCATTTGCACCCGCAGCGCTGGGCCGAACTGCTGGCGATCTGGGACGGCCTCGCCGCGACACCGATCGACGCCCCCTGGAGCGCGCTGCACGCCCTGCGCCTGCGCGCCAAGCAGTTGCGTTATGCGCTGGAATGGCTGGCCCCTTGGATCGGCCAGTCGCTGGGCGACGAAGGCAAGGCCTGGCTCAAACTCACCAGCGCCCTGCAAACCGACCTGGGCAAAGCGCTCGACACCCACCGGCTGGCGCGTTGGATGAGCAGCGACCCAAGCACTCCGCCGTCACAGCCCAACGCGTTCAGCGAACAGGCCATGCGCGATGCCTTCAAGCAGGCCCGCACCGGCTTGCAGCGCGCGCTCCAAGCCGCCCGCGGCAAGTCAGGAGAGCGTTGA
- a CDS encoding COG4705 family protein: MQNAVKAAQPSWALAVKVPVVITLYFWLIKIMATTVGETAADYLAVDLHLGLVATSAVMTLLFIGVLTAQMRASRYVPWLYWLTVTLISVVGTLLTDNLTDQLGVPLPVSTALFAVALLATFAIWWGSERDLSIHSIATPKREGFYWATILFTFALGTAGGDLAAERLQLGYALSALLFGGAIALTAAAYYLFRASAVTTFWVAYILTRPLGATLGDWLSKPGAEGGLGLGTMGTSALFLVTILALVIYLTATRRDQLQISSSLGSTASSTLS, from the coding sequence ATGCAAAACGCAGTAAAAGCCGCGCAGCCCAGTTGGGCGCTGGCGGTCAAGGTTCCGGTCGTCATCACGCTTTACTTCTGGCTGATCAAAATCATGGCCACCACGGTGGGCGAAACCGCCGCAGACTATCTGGCGGTGGATCTGCATCTGGGCCTGGTCGCCACCAGCGCGGTGATGACCCTTTTGTTCATCGGTGTGCTGACGGCGCAGATGCGCGCCAGCCGTTACGTTCCCTGGCTTTATTGGTTGACGGTGACTCTCATCAGCGTCGTGGGCACCTTGCTGACCGACAATCTGACCGATCAGTTGGGCGTGCCGCTGCCGGTGAGCACCGCCCTGTTTGCGGTGGCCTTGCTGGCGACGTTTGCGATCTGGTGGGGCAGCGAGCGTGACCTGTCCATCCACAGCATTGCCACGCCAAAGCGAGAAGGGTTTTACTGGGCGACGATTCTGTTCACCTTTGCGCTGGGTACTGCCGGAGGCGATCTGGCCGCCGAGCGGCTGCAACTCGGCTATGCCTTGTCGGCCTTGCTGTTTGGCGGCGCCATTGCGCTGACGGCAGCGGCCTACTACCTCTTCAGGGCCAGTGCCGTGACCACGTTCTGGGTCGCTTACATCCTCACCCGCCCGCTGGGCGCGACCTTGGGTGACTGGTTGTCCAAACCCGGTGCCGAAGGAGGGCTCGGTCTGGGAACCATGGGCACCAGTGCCCTGTTCCTGGTCACGATTCTGGCCCTGGTGATTTACCTCACTGCGACACGGCGGGACCAGTTGCAGATAAGTTCAAGCCTAGGTTCAACCGCAAGTTCAACGCTCTCCTGA
- a CDS encoding RNA polymerase factor sigma-54, whose amino-acid sequence MKPSLNLRLSQHLALTPQLQQSIRLLQLSTLELTQEIEGLLESNPFLEPEEEQEAPAAAPTSESPPPLAPDPSQASVEGHDAAAEPAAELQLDTQDWTASSGETDHGADTDADADSWVSSGQSVSGGGGDDDEFSALDIASEHLDLRDHLRGQLAGLALSATDRAAAEAIIDSLDDDGYLPDTPLELAQALAPAADAEQLEDLADALTTAMRLIQSFDPAGVAAHDLPDCLCLQLQRQASCPVRELALQICRGGHLDLLAKRDWRKLERQLEADEAALRLAQQRIAQLDPHPGSAFRRDAAQAVTPDVIARKTPQGWVAQLNPEVMPRLRVNQIYADAMRRARDSGGAMQGQLQEARWFVKNVQQRFETIQRVSQTIVERQQRFFDFGPVAMRPMVLREIADELGLHESTISRVTTQKFMLTPFGTVELKYFFGSGLSTEAGGNTSSTAVRELIRRLVAEEDSAKPLSDSELAERLTQQGVQVARRTVAKYREALRIAPANLRKSS is encoded by the coding sequence ATGAAGCCGTCGCTGAACCTGCGCCTGTCCCAGCATCTCGCACTCACGCCGCAGTTGCAGCAGTCCATCCGGCTGCTGCAACTCTCCACCCTCGAACTCACGCAGGAAATCGAAGGCCTGCTCGAATCCAATCCCTTCCTCGAACCTGAAGAAGAGCAAGAGGCGCCCGCTGCCGCGCCGACATCCGAGTCGCCACCGCCTTTGGCGCCCGACCCGTCTCAGGCATCGGTCGAAGGGCATGACGCAGCCGCCGAGCCCGCCGCTGAGTTGCAACTCGACACGCAGGACTGGACGGCCAGCAGCGGCGAAACCGATCACGGTGCGGATACCGATGCCGACGCCGACTCCTGGGTCAGCTCAGGCCAGTCCGTCAGCGGGGGCGGGGGTGACGACGACGAATTCAGCGCGCTCGACATTGCCTCCGAACACCTCGATCTGCGCGACCACCTGCGCGGTCAGTTGGCCGGGCTTGCGCTGAGCGCCACCGACCGCGCGGCCGCCGAGGCCATCATCGACTCGCTCGACGACGACGGCTACCTGCCCGACACCCCGCTGGAACTGGCGCAGGCCCTCGCCCCCGCGGCAGACGCCGAGCAGCTCGAAGACCTGGCCGATGCGCTGACCACGGCCATGCGCCTGATTCAGAGCTTCGACCCGGCCGGTGTCGCCGCCCACGATTTGCCCGACTGTCTCTGCCTGCAGCTTCAGCGCCAAGCGTCTTGTCCCGTGCGCGAACTTGCCCTGCAGATTTGCCGCGGCGGTCATCTCGATCTGCTGGCCAAGCGCGACTGGCGCAAGCTCGAACGCCAGCTCGAAGCCGATGAAGCCGCGCTGCGCCTGGCGCAGCAACGCATCGCCCAACTCGACCCCCATCCGGGCAGCGCCTTCCGCCGCGATGCCGCGCAGGCCGTGACCCCCGATGTCATCGCCCGCAAGACCCCGCAAGGCTGGGTGGCGCAGCTCAACCCCGAGGTCATGCCCCGGCTGCGCGTGAACCAGATCTATGCCGACGCCATGCGCCGCGCCCGCGACAGCGGCGGCGCCATGCAGGGACAGCTTCAGGAGGCGCGCTGGTTCGTGAAAAACGTGCAGCAGCGTTTCGAGACCATTCAGCGCGTGTCGCAGACCATCGTCGAGCGCCAGCAACGGTTTTTCGACTTCGGCCCCGTGGCCATGCGGCCCATGGTGCTGCGCGAAATTGCCGACGAGCTCGGGCTGCACGAATCGACCATCTCGCGAGTGACCACGCAGAAGTTCATGCTCACGCCCTTCGGCACTGTCGAGCTGAAGTATTTTTTCGGCTCTGGCCTGAGCACCGAGGCCGGGGGCAACACCTCATCCACCGCGGTACGCGAACTCATCCGCCGCCTGGTGGCTGAAGAAGACAGCGCCAAACCCCTGTCGGACAGCGAACTCGCCGAACGCCTCACGCAGCAAGGCGTGCAGGTGGCGCGGCGCACCGTGGCCAAATACCGCGAAGCGCTGCGCATCGCCCCGGCGAATCTGCGCAAGAGCAGTTGA
- the lptB gene encoding LPS export ABC transporter ATP-binding protein, whose translation MPSTPSSRAATGPELDVQHLQKRYAGRQVVRDVSFSVRCGEVVGLLGPNGAGKTTSFYMIVGLVRPDAGRIHIDGQDVSDSPMHRRARMGLSYLPQEASIFRRMTVAENVRAVLELQRDAQGRRLGRAEIREREDHLLRELHVEHLRDSPAPALSGGERRRVEIARALATQPRFILLDEPFAGIDPIAVIEIQRIVQFLKEQGIGVLITDHNVRETLGICDRACIISEGQVLAQGDPQSIIDNPAVRKVYLGENFRM comes from the coding sequence GTGCCTTCCACTCCGTCGTCCCGCGCGGCCACCGGCCCGGAGCTCGACGTTCAACATTTGCAGAAACGCTATGCCGGTCGGCAGGTGGTGCGCGACGTCAGCTTTAGCGTGCGCTGCGGCGAGGTGGTCGGCCTGCTGGGGCCGAACGGCGCGGGCAAGACCACGTCGTTCTACATGATCGTCGGCCTGGTGCGGCCCGACGCGGGGCGCATCCACATCGACGGCCAGGACGTGAGCGATTCTCCGATGCATCGCCGTGCGCGCATGGGGCTGTCGTATCTGCCGCAGGAGGCGTCGATCTTCCGCCGCATGACGGTGGCCGAGAACGTGAGGGCGGTGCTGGAGTTGCAGCGCGACGCGCAAGGGCGCCGCCTGGGCAGGGCCGAAATCCGCGAACGCGAAGATCATCTGCTGCGCGAACTGCACGTCGAACATCTGCGCGACAGCCCCGCCCCCGCGCTATCAGGCGGCGAGCGGCGGCGGGTGGAAATCGCCCGCGCGCTGGCCACGCAACCGCGATTCATCCTGCTCGACGAGCCGTTTGCCGGCATCGATCCGATTGCGGTCATCGAGATTCAGCGCATCGTGCAGTTCCTGAAAGAGCAGGGCATCGGCGTGCTGATCACCGACCACAATGTGCGTGAAACGCTAGGCATCTGCGACCGGGCCTGCATCATCAGCGAAGGGCAGGTGCTGGCGCAGGGCGATCCGCAATCCATCATCGACAACCCCGCGGTACGCAAGGTGTACCTCGGCGAAAACTTCCGCATGTAA
- the lptA gene encoding lipopolysaccharide transport periplasmic protein LptA, translating into MPMKRVARILLLTLLCAPSLALPVLAAQTDRNQPIHIEADAMRYDDVHQTSVFTGNVVVTKGSLVLRAATVDVRQAPDGYQYATAIAAPGQLATFQQQLDTAPGQPTQTMDGAAQRIEYDGKTDVVTLRGQAMLSRLIDGKLADRSQGNVIAYNQITDVFTVEGGAQGATATNPGGRVRVMLTPQPAAPSAPTAPKSPPALKVAPKLGTQP; encoded by the coding sequence ATGCCGATGAAACGAGTGGCCCGAATCCTGTTGTTGACCCTGCTGTGTGCGCCGAGCCTGGCGCTGCCCGTGCTTGCGGCGCAGACCGACCGGAACCAGCCGATTCACATCGAGGCCGACGCCATGCGCTACGACGACGTGCACCAGACCAGTGTGTTCACCGGCAACGTGGTTGTCACCAAGGGTTCTCTGGTGCTGCGCGCCGCCACGGTCGATGTGCGCCAGGCGCCGGACGGCTATCAGTACGCGACGGCGATCGCCGCGCCGGGCCAGTTGGCTACCTTCCAGCAACAACTCGATACCGCGCCCGGCCAGCCCACGCAAACCATGGACGGCGCCGCGCAGCGCATCGAATACGACGGCAAGACCGATGTAGTGACGCTGCGTGGCCAGGCCATGCTCAGCCGACTGATCGACGGCAAGCTGGCCGACCGCAGCCAGGGCAATGTGATTGCCTACAACCAGATCACCGATGTGTTCACCGTCGAAGGCGGTGCGCAGGGCGCCACGGCCACCAACCCTGGAGGGCGGGTGCGGGTGATGTTGACGCCGCAGCCCGCCGCCCCGTCCGCGCCGACGGCGCCCAAATCGCCTCCCGCGCTCAAAGTCGCCCCGAAGCTGGGGACACAGCCTTGA
- a CDS encoding thiol:disulfide interchange protein DsbA/DsbL: MFQRWLTVVFMVFSMGFLAAGAQAQTPAKSSPFNEGFAYNRLAVPQPVSPSDKIVVYEFFWYDCPHCADFDPLLEAWQKKLPAGVVLERVPVAFSPQFVPQQHLYYALKALGKLDDAMQAKIFNAIHKQHIPLGTADQMANWLAQQGISKKAFLDAYNSFGVNAQVRQATQMVTDYQISGVPTMAVQGTYTTSAALPEANNNKKVLEVVDYLIKKVQAEKK, from the coding sequence ATGTTTCAACGCTGGCTTACCGTGGTGTTCATGGTGTTTTCAATGGGCTTTCTTGCTGCGGGCGCGCAGGCGCAGACGCCCGCCAAGAGCAGCCCCTTCAACGAGGGTTTTGCCTACAACCGTCTGGCTGTGCCGCAGCCGGTGAGCCCGTCGGACAAAATCGTGGTGTACGAGTTTTTCTGGTACGACTGCCCGCACTGCGCCGACTTCGATCCCCTGCTCGAAGCCTGGCAGAAAAAACTGCCCGCCGGAGTGGTGCTCGAGCGCGTGCCCGTCGCTTTTTCTCCCCAGTTCGTGCCGCAACAGCACCTCTACTACGCACTGAAGGCGCTGGGCAAGCTCGACGATGCGATGCAGGCCAAGATTTTCAATGCCATCCACAAACAGCACATTCCTCTGGGCACGGCCGATCAGATGGCCAACTGGCTGGCACAGCAGGGCATTTCCAAAAAAGCGTTCCTGGATGCCTACAACTCGTTCGGCGTGAATGCGCAAGTCCGGCAGGCCACGCAAATGGTGACGGACTATCAGATCAGCGGGGTGCCGACCATGGCGGTTCAGGGCACCTACACCACTTCTGCGGCGCTGCCTGAAGCCAATAACAACAAGAAGGTGCTCGAGGTCGTGGACTACCTGATCAAGAAGGTGCAGGCGGAGAAGAAGTAA
- a CDS encoding peptidoglycan-binding protein, with product MSKRTTLRGQFGGTVIGLIAGLVIGLGIALGVALYITKAPLPFMNRFQERPASAASGASNWNPNQGLSGATAAPPAGSGSMPVTVASKPLSPQALAKLGQPAAGASQAALAPTTEGATTPAAPTKPAAQSPVQYVLQVGAYSTREDAERQRAKVALIGQEAHVDERVVNGRTLYRVRVGPFTSAQQAEQTQKLLGDNGVQTALMRTGS from the coding sequence ATGTCTAAACGCACCACACTTCGCGGCCAGTTCGGCGGCACCGTGATCGGCCTGATCGCCGGCCTGGTCATCGGCCTGGGTATCGCACTCGGCGTTGCCCTCTACATCACCAAGGCGCCGCTGCCCTTCATGAATCGATTCCAGGAGCGCCCCGCCAGTGCGGCTTCCGGGGCCAGCAACTGGAATCCCAATCAGGGCTTGAGTGGCGCAACCGCAGCGCCGCCTGCGGGCAGCGGTTCCATGCCCGTGACGGTGGCGAGCAAGCCGCTGTCTCCTCAGGCGCTGGCCAAACTGGGGCAGCCCGCTGCGGGGGCCTCACAGGCGGCACTCGCGCCGACGACGGAAGGCGCGACAACCCCGGCCGCCCCAACCAAACCGGCCGCCCAAAGCCCCGTGCAGTATGTGCTGCAGGTCGGGGCGTACAGCACGCGCGAAGACGCCGAGCGTCAGCGCGCCAAGGTGGCTCTGATCGGTCAGGAGGCGCATGTGGACGAGCGCGTTGTCAACGGGCGCACCCTCTATCGCGTTCGAGTGGGGCCATTCACCTCGGCGCAGCAGGCCGAGCAGACGCAGAAACTTCTGGGCGATAACGGGGTTCAAACCGCCCTGATGCGCACCGGTTCATAA